A genomic window from Desulfobotulus mexicanus includes:
- the flgG gene encoding flagellar basal-body rod protein FlgG, with protein MIRGLWTAASGMVAQQMQTDVIANNLANTNTTGFKKSRANFQDVMYQTMLVAGAITPGGGQIPSGIQVGMGVRPASVQKVFTEGDYTQTGNDLDFIIEGRGFFQVMQNGEPVYTRAGNFSRDAEGFITTPAGDRLQPEIAIPPETILVTLQSNGLLTAHGQGDEILVQEQITIHNFVNPSGLFAMGQNLFRPTEGSGPAIEGIPGEDGLGTLANNYLEMSNVSVVEEMVGMIVGQRAYEANSKSVQTADAMLGLANGLKR; from the coding sequence ATGATAAGAGGTCTATGGACGGCTGCCTCAGGCATGGTGGCTCAGCAGATGCAGACGGATGTCATTGCCAATAACCTTGCCAACACCAATACCACGGGCTTTAAAAAAAGCCGGGCTAATTTTCAGGACGTGATGTACCAGACCATGCTGGTGGCCGGAGCCATTACGCCGGGTGGCGGTCAGATTCCTTCGGGTATTCAGGTGGGTATGGGGGTGCGTCCTGCCAGCGTGCAGAAGGTATTTACGGAAGGGGATTATACCCAGACGGGCAATGACTTGGATTTTATCATTGAAGGCAGGGGGTTTTTTCAGGTGATGCAGAACGGGGAGCCTGTGTATACCCGTGCCGGTAATTTCTCAAGGGATGCTGAGGGTTTTATCACCACCCCTGCCGGGGATCGCTTGCAGCCTGAAATTGCCATTCCGCCGGAAACCATTCTGGTGACTCTGCAGTCCAATGGCCTGCTTACGGCCCATGGACAGGGCGATGAAATTCTGGTTCAGGAGCAGATCACCATCCATAATTTTGTGAATCCTTCGGGGCTTTTTGCCATGGGGCAGAACCTTTTTCGTCCTACGGAAGGTTCAGGTCCTGCCATTGAAGGTATTCCCGGAGAAGACGGACTGGGCACCCTTGCCAACAACTATCTGGAAATGTCCAATGTGAGTGTGGTGGAAGAGATGGTGGGCATGATTGTGGGACAGCGTGCCTATGAAGCCAACTCCAAGAGTGTGCAGACGGCCGATGCCATGCTGGGACTGGCAAACGGCCTCAAGCGTTAG
- the flhB gene encoding flagellar biosynthesis protein FlhB, whose protein sequence is MPEESGQEKTEDATPKKRQQSREEGQVGKSTEVPSVVVLLIAVATLYAMAGIIYDRMGNVMRQSLTFSSIPEVHIQQAVLWMKTYGMQAFWTIAPLLLAVFLASFFANAFQVGFVLAWKAIEPKPSKIDPIKGLGRIFSKKSLMELFKSILKITIIFYVSWRAVKGEMPHMMRLYDHNVATILLFIVKITFKIFLWVLLAMVFVALMDLIFQRWNFDQQIKMTKQEVKDEGKQTEGDPLIKSRIRQLQFEASKKRMMQDVPKADVVVTNPTHIAVALKYDAINMQSPEVLAKGAGSMAERIKAVAKEAGVPIVENKPLARNLFQWVEVGQAIPADLYQAVAEVLAYVYKLKGKGRK, encoded by the coding sequence ATGCCAGAAGAAAGCGGACAGGAAAAAACAGAGGATGCCACCCCAAAAAAGCGTCAGCAGAGCCGGGAAGAAGGGCAGGTTGGCAAGAGTACGGAAGTGCCTTCTGTTGTGGTTCTTCTCATCGCTGTTGCCACCCTTTATGCCATGGCTGGTATTATTTATGATCGCATGGGCAATGTGATGCGGCAATCCCTTACCTTTTCCAGTATTCCTGAAGTCCATATACAACAGGCTGTTTTGTGGATGAAGACCTATGGTATGCAGGCTTTCTGGACCATTGCTCCACTTCTTCTGGCGGTTTTTCTGGCTTCTTTTTTTGCCAATGCCTTTCAGGTGGGTTTTGTTCTGGCCTGGAAAGCCATAGAGCCTAAACCCAGTAAAATTGACCCCATAAAGGGGCTGGGCCGGATTTTTTCCAAAAAAAGTCTGATGGAGCTTTTTAAGAGTATTTTGAAAATTACTATTATTTTTTATGTGTCATGGAGGGCTGTTAAAGGGGAGATGCCCCATATGATGCGCCTTTATGATCACAATGTGGCCACTATTCTTTTGTTCATAGTGAAAATTACCTTCAAGATTTTTTTATGGGTGCTGCTGGCTATGGTGTTTGTGGCTCTGATGGACCTCATTTTTCAGCGTTGGAATTTTGATCAGCAGATCAAGATGACCAAGCAGGAGGTAAAGGATGAGGGCAAGCAGACCGAGGGAGACCCTCTCATTAAAAGCCGCATCCGTCAGCTTCAGTTTGAGGCTTCAAAAAAAAGAATGATGCAGGATGTACCCAAAGCTGATGTTGTGGTGACCAACCCCACCCATATTGCTGTAGCCCTGAAATATGATGCCATCAATATGCAGTCACCTGAGGTGCTGGCCAAGGGTGCTGGAAGTATGGCTGAACGTATCAAGGCCGTGGCAAAGGAGGCAGGTGTCCCCATTGTTGAGAATAAGCCTCTGGCACGGAATTTGTTTCAATGGGTAGAAGTGGGGCAGGCCATCCCAGCAGATCTTTATCAGGCCGTGGCGGAGGTTCTGGCCTATGTGTATAAACTAAAGGGCAAGGGCCGAAAATAA
- a CDS encoding FliA/WhiG family RNA polymerase sigma factor → MIVLKGILSADEREAMIVAHADLVRSVALRISMRIPQSVSLDELMSAGSLGLMDAVDKFDPEKDVKFRTYAQFRIKGAILDELRSLDWFSRSLRKKAQDVEKALAGVERALGRPAEESEVAEAMGLSLEAYQDVLAEIHSAALLNLDASIRGADKDRDSGKSFQDQLTGPDNPEDRFAEEEMKARMAKVIAGLSEKEQLVLSLYYFEDLTLKEIGEVLDRTESRVCQIHSAALVKMRTRLRGAEMDV, encoded by the coding sequence GTGATTGTTTTGAAAGGGATTCTCTCAGCCGATGAAAGGGAGGCCATGATCGTGGCCCATGCGGATCTGGTCCGCAGTGTGGCCCTGCGTATTTCCATGCGCATTCCCCAGTCCGTTTCCCTGGATGAACTGATGAGTGCGGGCAGCCTTGGTCTTATGGATGCTGTGGATAAGTTTGATCCTGAAAAGGACGTGAAGTTCAGAACCTATGCCCAGTTCCGCATCAAGGGAGCCATTCTCGACGAGCTGCGCAGTCTGGACTGGTTTTCCAGATCCCTGCGTAAAAAGGCCCAGGATGTGGAAAAGGCCCTCGCCGGGGTGGAAAGGGCGTTGGGAAGGCCTGCGGAGGAAAGCGAAGTGGCAGAGGCCATGGGCCTTTCTCTGGAAGCCTATCAGGATGTTCTTGCAGAAATTCACAGTGCTGCCCTTCTGAATCTGGATGCCAGTATCCGGGGAGCAGATAAGGACAGGGATTCGGGAAAATCCTTTCAGGATCAGCTGACGGGTCCGGACAACCCGGAAGACCGGTTTGCAGAAGAAGAGATGAAGGCCCGCATGGCAAAGGTGATAGCAGGTCTCTCGGAAAAGGAACAGCTTGTGCTTTCTCTTTATTACTTTGAAGATCTGACATTAAAGGAAATCGGTGAGGTGCTGGACCGTACCGAATCCCGTGTTTGCCAGATTCATTCCGCAGCCCTTGTAAAAATGCGCACAAGACTGCGGGGAGCTGAAATGGATGTCTGA
- a CDS encoding flagellar hook-length control protein FliK, translating to MSFSLSLSSLPGIREQSRLEALLRPGARYSAKVAAGLADGRVRLSFAGQTLLIRPEKPLVPGSFVELRIHATPKGPVLEILPQSLKDEKTATLSSRDSLQDKTSSLSGQASAGRSVHGARPMGRMLQLFSSLVQGRSMQASGSEKKGVSLPFLSMASDIKANQQALTSLVRSFFHEPSAMREPLSAGFKDDMLFSLAALAEKEGGKEASELVQDFREMIARNLVDQGRISLPLPLSMDGIFFMGRFFMDLGEGGGGDSEPKVLRAGLSLDLESLGRIRADALLFVKELQLGFWAEDPEVLALFEEEMPELVQRLKGLGFRVLPVRYQLLENNDVWEEEGAVPGDGWGVVV from the coding sequence ATGTCATTTTCCCTGTCCCTCTCATCCCTTCCGGGAATCCGTGAACAGAGCCGTCTGGAAGCCCTGCTCAGGCCCGGAGCCCGTTACAGCGCAAAGGTGGCAGCGGGCCTTGCCGATGGCAGGGTGCGTCTGAGTTTTGCGGGCCAGACTCTTCTGATTCGTCCGGAAAAACCCCTTGTCCCCGGTTCTTTTGTGGAGCTGCGTATCCATGCTACTCCCAAAGGTCCAGTTCTGGAAATTCTGCCCCAGTCTCTGAAAGATGAAAAAACAGCCACCCTTTCTTCCCGGGATTCTCTTCAGGATAAAACATCTTCTCTGTCCGGACAGGCATCTGCTGGCCGATCCGTCCACGGGGCAAGGCCCATGGGTCGTATGCTGCAGCTTTTTTCCTCCCTTGTGCAGGGCAGGAGTATGCAGGCTTCAGGCTCTGAAAAAAAAGGAGTTTCTCTGCCTTTTTTATCCATGGCTTCCGATATTAAGGCAAATCAGCAGGCTTTGACCTCACTGGTGCGATCTTTTTTCCATGAGCCTTCAGCAATGCGGGAGCCTTTGTCTGCAGGATTCAAGGACGACATGCTTTTTTCCCTTGCTGCCCTTGCTGAAAAAGAAGGAGGAAAGGAAGCTTCTGAGCTGGTGCAGGATTTTAGGGAGATGATTGCCAGAAATCTGGTGGATCAGGGTCGTATTTCCCTGCCTCTGCCTTTAAGCATGGACGGAATTTTTTTTATGGGCCGTTTTTTCATGGATCTTGGAGAAGGCGGCGGAGGGGATTCGGAGCCGAAGGTTCTCCGTGCCGGTCTGTCTTTGGATCTGGAAAGTCTTGGCCGTATCCGGGCGGATGCCCTCCTTTTCGTTAAAGAGCTGCAGCTGGGTTTTTGGGCGGAAGATCCTGAGGTTTTAGCCCTTTTTGAAGAAGAGATGCCTGAGCTGGTGCAGCGGCTTAAGGGGCTTGGTTTCCGGGTTCTTCCCGTAAGGTATCAGCTTCTGGAGAATAATGATGTCTGGGAGGAGGAGGGTGCTGTACCGGGAGATGGCTGGGGGGTGGTTGTATGA
- the fliQ gene encoding flagellar biosynthesis protein FliQ, translating to MTPEFVVSFGQEAVWLTLQIAAPLLLIGLGVGLMVSIFQAVTSIQEMTLSFVPKILAVFFALIFFAPWMLEKMTSYTARVIENIPMYIR from the coding sequence ATGACGCCAGAATTTGTTGTGAGTTTCGGACAGGAAGCGGTATGGCTGACACTGCAGATTGCTGCCCCGCTTCTACTGATAGGGCTGGGCGTGGGTCTTATGGTGAGTATTTTTCAGGCGGTGACCTCCATTCAGGAAATGACCCTTTCCTTTGTACCTAAGATTCTTGCGGTTTTTTTTGCTCTGATCTTTTTTGCCCCATGGATGCTGGAAAAGATGACCAGTTATACGGCAAGGGTCATTGAAAACATTCCCATGTACATCCGGTGA
- the flhF gene encoding flagellar biosynthesis protein FlhF, with the protein MSVKTFRASSIQEALSQVKSELGVNAVILSTRKSPLDPRNPYGTGGFEVTAAAEEQQKPLIRKEAPVRNLRLRTGGASLKASGKNTERKFTVKGEDEEEDMAAVLDRVTDDFSAAAPPSSGVGWQQVQHELVSIRDMLFLLQQGENIPDFITRHPESLSLYTRLVRTGLTEKRARQLMETSAQAAGAGKDALSRRVFVEMMALIEGMQPFDSLTGQRSVVAFAGPTGVGKTTTIAKLAADLSLKQKKRVGLISVDSYRIGALEQLKTYAGIMGIPCLPAFNREDLQTALRQMQNREVILIDTAGLSHLDHARMEELAGLLGGRQAIATHLVLSAATGRENMREAAENFSLLSPRSYVFTKLDETRKRGGILDQLADYPLPVSYVTDGQRVPEDIHPVTRKGLLQRIFETSGTS; encoded by the coding sequence ATGAGCGTGAAAACTTTTCGGGCATCTTCCATTCAGGAGGCCCTGTCACAGGTTAAATCCGAACTGGGTGTGAATGCCGTGATTCTTTCTACGCGGAAATCTCCCCTTGATCCAAGAAATCCATATGGAACCGGTGGTTTTGAGGTCACTGCTGCTGCCGAAGAACAGCAAAAGCCCCTGATCAGAAAAGAAGCGCCTGTACGGAATCTGCGCCTGCGCACCGGGGGAGCTTCCCTGAAGGCTTCGGGGAAGAATACGGAAAGAAAATTTACCGTAAAGGGCGAGGACGAAGAAGAGGATATGGCCGCTGTTCTGGATCGGGTCACCGATGATTTTTCCGCTGCTGCTCCTCCTTCCTCCGGTGTGGGCTGGCAGCAGGTTCAGCATGAGCTTGTGAGTATACGGGATATGCTTTTTCTTCTGCAGCAGGGGGAGAATATTCCTGATTTTATTACAAGGCATCCGGAAAGCCTCAGCCTTTATACCCGTCTGGTGCGTACGGGCCTTACGGAAAAACGGGCAAGGCAGCTCATGGAAACATCGGCTCAGGCCGCAGGGGCTGGCAAGGACGCCCTTTCCCGCAGGGTTTTTGTGGAGATGATGGCATTGATTGAAGGCATGCAGCCCTTTGATTCCCTTACGGGACAGCGCTCTGTGGTTGCCTTTGCAGGGCCCACCGGTGTGGGCAAAACCACAACCATTGCCAAGCTGGCCGCAGATTTAAGCCTGAAACAAAAAAAGCGGGTTGGGCTGATTTCCGTGGACTCCTATCGTATTGGTGCTTTGGAACAGTTGAAAACCTATGCAGGGATTATGGGGATTCCCTGTCTTCCTGCCTTTAACAGGGAAGATCTGCAGACAGCCCTGCGGCAGATGCAGAACCGTGAAGTGATTCTCATTGATACAGCAGGTCTTTCCCATCTGGATCACGCACGCATGGAAGAGCTGGCCGGACTTCTGGGAGGGCGTCAGGCTATTGCTACCCATCTGGTTCTGAGTGCGGCCACCGGCCGGGAAAACATGAGGGAGGCTGCGGAGAATTTCTCCCTGCTTTCCCCGAGATCCTATGTATTCACAAAGCTGGATGAAACCCGCAAAAGGGGAGGGATTCTGGATCAGCTGGCGGATTATCCGCTGCCCGTATCCTATGTGACCGATGGGCAGCGGGTTCCCGAAGATATTCATCCTGTGACCCGCAAGGGCCTTTTACAGCGTATTTTTGAAACTTCAGGAACCTCGTAA
- the flhA gene encoding flagellar biosynthesis protein FlhA produces MAEAGGFFQGLRKEYADIVMVLAVVGILLAMLLPVPAFLLDFFLALNITLAIIVLITTMYTKRSLEFSIFPTMLLVLTLFRLALNVASTRLILLRGNEGPQAAGTVIQSFGNFVVGGDYVVGLIIFVILVLINFMVITKGAGRIAEVAARFTLDAMPGKQMAIDADLNAGIIDETEAKERRITIARESEFHGSMDGASKFVKGDAVAGIIITGINLVGGLIIGVLAGMPVGQAAANYTLLTVGDGLVTQIPALIISTAAGILVSRGGEDDRLGQAFSKLIFSKTTPIYVASCLVFALGLVPGLPGIPFMSLGLALGGTLYLMSKGRSQEEAAEKEAAGEDDAAAPVSGPEEVEHLLNMDAMELEVGYGLIPLVDSSQDGTLLSRIRSMRRQFATEMGIVIPPIHIRDNLNLRPAEYRMLIKGVEMTRYELMVNHVLAMDPGDVSRRMDGFPTTEPAFGLQAIWISADLEEEAKFSGYTVVDNSTVVATHLTEIIRSNVAELLGRQEVQHLLDNLAKNSPKAVEELVPSIMSLGMVQKVLQNLLAERVSVRDLLTIVETLADYGTMSKDPDLLTEYVRQKLSRSILASYMGPDGNLPVLTLDRKLEETLTKSIQNTEHGAYLAVDPRMAEQLMAGVRGEMEKAMNQNIQPVLLCNPTLRRHLRRLLEQSIPSLAVTSHAEIVQNVNIQSIGKVTL; encoded by the coding sequence ATGGCAGAAGCGGGCGGTTTTTTTCAGGGATTGCGCAAGGAGTATGCCGACATCGTAATGGTTCTTGCGGTGGTGGGTATTCTTCTGGCCATGCTTTTGCCTGTGCCTGCCTTTCTTCTGGACTTTTTTCTGGCCCTCAACATAACCCTTGCCATCATTGTACTTATCACCACCATGTACACTAAAAGGTCGCTGGAATTTTCCATTTTTCCCACCATGCTTCTGGTACTGACCCTTTTCCGGCTGGCCCTGAACGTTGCCTCCACCCGCCTGATTCTTCTGCGGGGCAACGAAGGTCCCCAGGCCGCAGGAACTGTAATCCAGTCCTTCGGTAATTTTGTTGTGGGCGGTGATTATGTTGTGGGTCTGATTATATTTGTTATTCTGGTATTGATCAATTTCATGGTTATTACCAAGGGTGCAGGCCGCATTGCGGAAGTGGCGGCCCGTTTCACACTGGATGCCATGCCCGGTAAGCAGATGGCCATAGATGCGGATCTAAATGCCGGTATCATTGATGAAACGGAGGCCAAGGAGCGGCGTATTACCATTGCCCGGGAATCTGAATTCCATGGTTCCATGGATGGTGCCTCCAAGTTTGTCAAAGGGGATGCCGTAGCAGGGATTATTATAACGGGCATTAATCTTGTGGGTGGTCTGATCATAGGTGTTCTGGCAGGAATGCCCGTGGGGCAGGCCGCAGCCAATTATACCCTGCTCACCGTGGGGGATGGTCTGGTAACCCAGATACCTGCCCTTATCATTTCCACCGCCGCTGGTATTCTTGTTTCCAGAGGTGGAGAGGATGATCGTCTTGGACAGGCTTTTTCCAAGCTGATTTTTTCAAAAACTACGCCTATTTATGTGGCTTCATGTCTGGTTTTTGCACTGGGGCTTGTTCCGGGTCTTCCCGGTATTCCCTTTATGAGTCTGGGGCTGGCACTGGGGGGAACCCTTTACCTTATGTCAAAGGGCCGTAGCCAGGAGGAGGCCGCAGAAAAAGAAGCGGCTGGAGAAGATGATGCCGCAGCACCGGTCTCCGGACCGGAAGAGGTGGAGCACCTTCTGAATATGGATGCCATGGAGCTGGAGGTGGGGTATGGGTTGATTCCCCTGGTGGACAGCTCCCAGGACGGAACCCTTCTGAGCCGTATAAGGTCCATGCGCAGGCAGTTTGCAACGGAGATGGGGATAGTCATTCCGCCCATCCATATCCGGGATAACCTGAATCTGAGGCCTGCGGAATACCGTATGCTGATCAAGGGTGTGGAAATGACCCGGTATGAGCTTATGGTCAACCATGTGCTGGCCATGGATCCCGGAGATGTGAGCCGCCGTATGGATGGTTTCCCCACTACAGAACCTGCTTTCGGGCTTCAGGCCATCTGGATTTCAGCGGACCTGGAAGAAGAAGCCAAATTCTCAGGATATACTGTGGTGGACAATTCCACAGTTGTGGCCACCCATCTTACGGAAATAATCCGCAGTAATGTTGCGGAACTTCTGGGCAGACAGGAAGTACAGCATCTTCTGGATAATCTTGCTAAAAACAGTCCCAAGGCCGTGGAAGAGCTGGTTCCTTCGATCATGAGCCTTGGCATGGTACAGAAAGTGCTTCAGAATCTTCTTGCGGAAAGGGTTTCAGTCCGGGATCTTCTCACCATTGTGGAAACTCTGGCGGATTACGGAACCATGAGCAAGGATCCGGATCTTTTAACGGAATATGTGCGTCAGAAACTTTCACGCTCCATCCTTGCTTCCTACATGGGACCCGATGGCAACCTGCCCGTACTGACCCTGGACAGAAAGCTGGAAGAAACCCTGACCAAAAGCATTCAGAATACGGAGCACGGAGCTTATCTTGCTGTGGACCCCCGTATGGCGGAACAGCTTATGGCGGGTGTAAGGGGAGAAATGGAAAAGGCAATGAATCAGAATATTCAGCCGGTTCTTCTGTGTAACCCAACTCTAAGGCGGCATTTGAGGCGGCTTCTGGAGCAGAGTATTCCCAGCCTTGCCGTCACATCCCATGCGGAAATTGTGCAGAACGTCAACATTCAGTCCATTGGAAAGGTGACCCTGTAA
- a CDS encoding flagellar hook-basal body protein, protein MILQMTRPVQGGLRQERHFENTSNHLANADTPGFKKDIVSFDKAFRAQLHTDLTQGPVRMTGNDLDFALEDEGFFVIETNRGPRYTRNGNFTVNADGFLVTQQGEAVLSGGAPLGVADGRVFADAQGNIFVDEELVGALDVVTFGNLEGLEKEGRTLFRYKGDDADALPPPNIRLKQGALEMANVEVVEEMSHMISIHRMYEIQQKMMMTIDEMDTKAITELGRSPA, encoded by the coding sequence ATGATTCTTCAGATGACACGCCCTGTGCAGGGTGGCCTGCGGCAGGAAAGACATTTTGAAAACACATCCAATCACCTGGCCAATGCGGATACGCCGGGTTTTAAAAAAGACATTGTATCCTTTGACAAGGCTTTCAGGGCACAGCTCCATACGGATCTCACCCAGGGACCGGTGCGTATGACGGGCAATGATCTGGATTTTGCCCTGGAAGATGAAGGTTTTTTTGTCATCGAGACCAACAGGGGACCACGGTATACGCGGAACGGTAACTTCACGGTGAATGCCGATGGTTTTCTGGTGACACAGCAGGGTGAAGCTGTCCTTTCCGGTGGTGCGCCTCTGGGTGTGGCCGATGGCCGGGTTTTTGCCGATGCCCAGGGCAATATTTTTGTGGATGAAGAACTGGTGGGAGCCCTTGATGTTGTCACCTTTGGAAACCTTGAAGGGCTTGAAAAGGAGGGGAGAACCCTTTTTCGTTACAAGGGCGATGATGCAGATGCTTTGCCGCCACCCAACATAAGGTTGAAGCAGGGGGCTTTGGAAATGGCCAATGTGGAGGTTGTGGAGGAGATGAGCCATATGATTTCCATACACCGCATGTATGAAATTCAGCAGAAGATGATGATGACCATAGATGAGATGGACACCAAGGCCATCACGGAGCTGGGACGTTCGCCAGCCTGA
- a CDS encoding EscU/YscU/HrcU family type III secretion system export apparatus switch protein: protein MAEEKGKGGKGPLKAVALRYKVLEDAAPKVMAKGRGSIARRIMELAEEHGIPVKEDRDLVNLLEALDVGKEVPPELYQVVAELLAFVYRTGKKTKALIPSG, encoded by the coding sequence ATGGCGGAGGAAAAGGGAAAGGGTGGTAAGGGGCCGCTCAAGGCTGTGGCTCTTCGTTATAAGGTGCTGGAGGATGCGGCTCCCAAGGTCATGGCCAAGGGCCGGGGAAGTATTGCCAGAAGAATCATGGAGCTGGCGGAAGAACATGGTATCCCCGTGAAGGAAGACCGGGATCTTGTGAATCTTCTGGAAGCGCTGGATGTGGGAAAGGAAGTGCCGCCGGAGCTGTATCAGGTGGTGGCGGAGCTTCTGGCCTTTGTTTACAGAACAGGAAAGAAAACGAAAGCCCTGATTCCATCCGGGTAG
- a CDS encoding DUF6115 domain-containing protein: protein MDTLLYWVAIPMVANIFLIFFVILSLRRLMRRLEDEAVHKAVDRVLASLAPLVDQARNLSMAFDEQLREKQRLIHSLNENLDRRITALSLMVNRAEATLKSAESQRHNSESMDLQGAVLDLADQGRDAERIARELAVSPGEVSLILDLKRKLDALSR, encoded by the coding sequence GTGGATACGCTTCTTTACTGGGTTGCCATACCCATGGTGGCCAATATTTTTCTGATATTTTTTGTGATTCTGAGTCTGCGTCGTCTGATGCGCCGCCTGGAGGATGAGGCCGTGCATAAGGCGGTGGACCGTGTGCTGGCAAGCCTTGCTCCACTGGTGGATCAGGCACGGAATCTTTCCATGGCCTTTGATGAACAGCTTCGGGAGAAGCAGCGTCTTATTCATAGCCTGAATGAAAATCTGGACCGCAGAATCACAGCTTTAAGTCTTATGGTGAATCGTGCGGAGGCCACTTTGAAATCTGCTGAAAGTCAACGCCATAACAGTGAGTCCATGGATTTGCAGGGTGCTGTTCTGGATCTGGCAGATCAGGGCAGGGATGCGGAACGCATTGCCAGGGAGCTGGCCGTCAGTCCCGGTGAAGTCAGCCTTATTCTGGATTTGAAACGTAAACTGGATGCCCTTTCCCGCTGA
- a CDS encoding MinD/ParA family protein, whose protein sequence is MDQATSLRKMISRQGAQRRQAVAALSSDQPRVIAVSSGKGGVGKTNLVGNLARAFAGMGKEVLILDADLGLANIDILFGIRPAFHIGHVLNGEKTLKEVMVSPSDRIRIIPAGSGTSGLTHLTEGQKLTLLGEFESADLEADVVLIDTGAGISKNVLYFNLAADECLLVATPEPTSITDAYAMMKVMTAEHGPRHFKLVVNMVSSVKEAKQVFLTLNQAAERFLTGVVLEYMGHISMDPMLRKSVQERKTVFTAYPRAECSQQIAKLAKMLVTAPRRHDTEGSIKLFFKRFTALPPV, encoded by the coding sequence GTGGATCAGGCAACGAGTTTGAGAAAAATGATCAGCCGCCAGGGAGCTCAGCGGAGACAGGCTGTGGCAGCCCTGTCTTCAGATCAGCCAAGGGTGATTGCCGTGAGCAGCGGTAAGGGCGGGGTTGGAAAAACCAACCTTGTGGGCAATCTGGCCCGTGCCTTTGCAGGGATGGGAAAAGAGGTTCTGATTCTGGACGCGGATCTGGGTCTTGCCAATATTGATATTCTTTTTGGCATCCGTCCGGCCTTTCATATAGGCCATGTTCTGAACGGAGAAAAGACTCTGAAAGAGGTCATGGTTTCCCCTTCGGACAGAATCCGCATAATTCCTGCAGGCTCCGGTACCAGTGGTCTGACCCACCTCACGGAAGGCCAGAAGCTCACTTTGCTGGGAGAATTTGAAAGCGCGGATCTGGAAGCGGATGTGGTTCTGATAGATACGGGGGCGGGTATTTCCAAAAATGTGCTTTATTTTAATCTGGCGGCGGATGAGTGTCTGCTGGTTGCAACGCCTGAGCCCACATCCATTACCGATGCCTATGCCATGATGAAGGTTATGACGGCCGAGCATGGTCCCAGGCATTTTAAACTTGTGGTAAACATGGTAAGCAGTGTGAAAGAGGCCAAGCAGGTTTTTCTTACCTTGAACCAGGCTGCGGAGCGTTTTCTGACTGGGGTGGTTCTGGAATATATGGGACATATTTCCATGGACCCCATGTTGCGGAAATCCGTTCAGGAAAGGAAAACGGTTTTTACGGCTTACCCCCGGGCAGAGTGCAGCCAGCAGATAGCAAAGCTGGCCAAAATGCTTGTCACTGCACCCCGTCGCCATGATACGGAAGGTTCCATCAAGCTTTTTTTCAAACGTTTTACGGCATTGCCTCCTGTCTGA
- the fliR gene encoding flagellar biosynthetic protein FliR — MEILNLFSPDEMRHFLLVLTRVSVILFLFPFFGSESFPVLVKAGLALSVSLVLFSTVSTDPSHFPDKVLMAPVLMVSELFVGLVIALVVRLFFAAVQLAGLLIGFQMGFSMINVMDPQTGSQVAVMEQLGYWTVLTVFILLDGHYMLLRALVESFQMVPPGGFALPEVFFNQIMGMTASMFITGIKIGAPAIVALLFVSVAFGITAKFAPQMNVLIISFPVKIAVGLIFFGAVFEVIVRFTRAYIQDFPGMLHYVLRMFGSG; from the coding sequence ATGGAAATTCTGAACCTTTTTTCCCCGGATGAAATGCGCCACTTTCTCCTTGTTTTGACAAGGGTTTCGGTGATTCTTTTTCTTTTTCCCTTCTTTGGCAGCGAATCCTTTCCTGTTCTGGTAAAGGCTGGGCTGGCCCTTTCCGTATCCTTGGTGCTGTTTTCCACCGTATCCACGGATCCTTCCCATTTTCCAGATAAAGTGCTGATGGCTCCTGTTCTTATGGTATCGGAGCTTTTTGTTGGGCTGGTTATAGCCCTTGTGGTCCGGCTTTTTTTTGCAGCCGTTCAGCTGGCAGGTCTTCTCATAGGTTTTCAGATGGGTTTTTCCATGATCAATGTCATGGATCCCCAGACGGGCAGTCAGGTGGCCGTAATGGAGCAGCTGGGTTACTGGACGGTGCTGACTGTTTTTATTCTTCTGGATGGCCACTACATGCTGCTCAGGGCACTGGTGGAAAGTTTTCAGATGGTGCCGCCGGGCGGTTTTGCTCTGCCCGAGGTTTTCTTTAATCAGATCATGGGGATGACTGCCTCCATGTTCATTACGGGTATCAAGATCGGAGCCCCTGCCATTGTGGCCCTTCTCTTTGTGTCCGTGGCCTTTGGCATAACAGCCAAATTTGCTCCCCAGATGAATGTCCTGATCATCTCCTTTCCTGTTAAAATAGCAGTGGGTCTGATTTTCTTTGGTGCGGTTTTTGAAGTGATAGTCCGTTTTACCAGAGCTTATATTCAGGATTTTCCAGGCATGCTGCATTATGTGCTGCGTATGTTCGGCAGCGGATAG